One window of Robiginitalea biformata HTCC2501 genomic DNA carries:
- a CDS encoding MFS transporter, whose product MKKKRLSFWEIWNMSFGFLGIQFGFALQNANTSRIFETLGAEIDQIPILWIAAPVTGLVVQPIIGYFSDRTWTRLGRRRPYFLAGAILASIALCIMPNSPALWVAAGMLWIMDASINVAMEPFRAFVGDNLPGDQRTLGFAMQSFFIGLGAVVGSVMPYVFTNWLGISNTAPEGVIPDSVKWSFYVGGVVFLTAVLWTVWRSREYSPEELEQFEENRDFPAPDLSPEENERRIARLRQYGIMFLAAGLLATAIPYYYNLQKELYVLTVGFALVGILFLAASAIRRRKGRNGFVTIMSDLLNMPDTMKQLAWVQFFSWFALFSMWIYTTQAVTGHVYGTRDTTSELYNDGADWVTVLFGVYNGVAAVVAFLLPVLARKTSRKITHLIALTLGGLGLMSVYFITDPDWLLLSMVGVGIAWASILSVPYAMLAGALPPKKMGYYMGVFNFFIVIPQMVAATILGFLVSGLFGGEPVYALVVGGLAMILSGLLTLRVRDRRAIDLAGMTKS is encoded by the coding sequence ATGAAGAAAAAACGCCTGAGTTTCTGGGAAATCTGGAATATGAGTTTCGGATTCCTGGGTATCCAATTCGGATTCGCCCTGCAAAATGCCAATACCTCCCGGATATTTGAAACCCTCGGGGCGGAAATAGACCAGATCCCCATCCTCTGGATAGCAGCGCCGGTTACCGGCCTGGTGGTGCAGCCTATCATCGGGTATTTCAGCGACCGCACCTGGACGCGGCTGGGCCGCAGGCGCCCCTATTTTCTGGCCGGGGCCATCCTGGCCTCTATCGCCCTGTGCATCATGCCGAATTCACCTGCCCTGTGGGTGGCAGCGGGAATGCTTTGGATCATGGATGCCTCCATCAACGTCGCCATGGAGCCGTTCCGGGCCTTTGTAGGGGACAACCTTCCCGGAGACCAGCGAACCCTGGGCTTTGCCATGCAGAGTTTCTTTATCGGTTTGGGCGCCGTGGTGGGCTCCGTGATGCCCTATGTGTTTACCAATTGGCTGGGGATCAGCAATACGGCACCGGAAGGGGTGATCCCGGATTCGGTAAAATGGTCGTTTTATGTCGGGGGGGTCGTCTTCCTGACTGCGGTTCTCTGGACCGTCTGGCGATCCCGCGAATACAGTCCGGAAGAATTGGAGCAATTCGAGGAGAACCGGGATTTCCCCGCCCCCGACCTGTCTCCGGAGGAAAACGAGCGGCGGATTGCCCGGTTGCGGCAGTATGGTATCATGTTCCTGGCCGCGGGGTTGCTCGCTACGGCCATCCCGTATTATTACAATTTGCAAAAAGAACTCTATGTCCTCACCGTGGGCTTTGCCCTGGTTGGCATCCTCTTCCTGGCGGCGTCTGCTATTCGGCGCCGGAAGGGCCGCAATGGTTTTGTGACCATCATGTCCGACCTGCTCAATATGCCGGACACCATGAAACAACTTGCCTGGGTCCAGTTTTTTTCCTGGTTCGCACTTTTTTCCATGTGGATCTATACCACCCAGGCGGTTACCGGACATGTCTACGGCACCCGGGATACGACCTCCGAACTTTACAATGACGGGGCAGACTGGGTAACTGTGCTTTTCGGGGTGTATAACGGGGTGGCCGCTGTAGTGGCGTTCCTCCTGCCGGTCCTGGCCAGGAAGACGAGCCGGAAGATCACCCATCTGATTGCCCTAACCCTGGGCGGGTTGGGCCTGATGTCCGTGTATTTCATCACCGACCCGGACTGGCTGCTCCTGTCCATGGTCGGCGTGGGAATTGCCTGGGCCAGTATCCTTTCGGTGCCTTACGCGATGCTCGCCGGCGCCCTGCCCCCGAAAAAAATGGGATACTACATGGGGGTGTTCAATTTTTTTATCGTTATCCCGCAAATGGTGGCTGCCACGATCCTTGGGTTCCTGGTCAGCGGCCTGTTCGGGGGAGAGCCCGTGTATGCCCTGGTTGTGGGCGGCTTGGCGATGATCCTGTCGGGATTGCTGACGCTCAGGGTACGCGACCGGCGCGCCATCGATTTGGCCGGGATGACCAAAAGCTGA
- a CDS encoding lysophospholipid acyltransferase family protein has product MGLFKKNPFGHILFLKKWLIRVMGLFTHQRYKGFNKLEIEGSDVIRSLPETGVLFVSNHQTYFADVVAMFHVFNASLSGREDSIKNIGYLWNPKLNIYYVAAKETMGKSLLTKILAYAGSISIERTWRAEGKNVKRQVKMSDITNIGTALKDGWVITFPQGTTTPWKPLRKGTAHIIKKYKPVVVPVVIDGFRRSFDKKGLYIKKKGILQSMVIKPPLEIDYENESVDAIIEKLEYAIEQHPSFLKVIPMEELKAYEADHKNRRWRPNKAKTPVGE; this is encoded by the coding sequence ATGGGATTATTTAAAAAGAATCCATTCGGACATATCCTGTTCCTGAAAAAGTGGTTGATCCGCGTCATGGGGCTGTTTACGCACCAGCGGTACAAAGGCTTCAACAAACTGGAGATCGAGGGCTCGGACGTCATTCGCTCCCTTCCGGAGACCGGGGTGCTTTTTGTCAGCAACCACCAGACCTACTTTGCGGACGTGGTGGCCATGTTCCACGTCTTTAATGCGAGCCTCAGCGGGCGGGAGGACTCCATCAAGAACATCGGCTATCTCTGGAACCCGAAACTCAATATTTACTATGTGGCCGCCAAGGAGACCATGGGAAAGAGTCTGCTGACCAAAATTCTCGCCTATGCGGGTTCAATCAGCATTGAGCGGACCTGGCGGGCGGAGGGCAAAAACGTCAAGCGGCAGGTAAAGATGAGCGATATCACCAACATCGGCACCGCCCTTAAGGACGGCTGGGTGATCACCTTCCCACAGGGCACCACGACCCCGTGGAAACCCCTGCGGAAGGGGACGGCCCACATTATCAAAAAATACAAGCCGGTGGTGGTCCCGGTTGTGATCGACGGGTTTCGTCGCTCCTTCGACAAAAAAGGCCTGTACATCAAAAAGAAGGGGATCCTCCAGTCCATGGTTATCAAACCACCGCTGGAGATCGATTACGAAAATGAATCGGTGGATGCGATTATCGAAAAACTCGAATACGCCATTGAGCAGCACCCGTCTTTCCTGAAGGTGATCCCTATGGAAGAGCTCAAGGCCTATGAGGCGGACCATAAAAACCGACGGTGGCGCCCGAATAAAGCCAAGACCCCCGTCGGGGAATAG
- the lpdA gene encoding dihydrolipoyl dehydrogenase has product MSSFDVLVLGSGPGGYVTAIRASQLGFKTAIVEKESLGGVCLNWGCIPTKALLKSAQVFEYLQHAGDYGLSVEGADKDFGAVVKRSRSVADGMSKGVQFLMKKNKIEVLQGYGTLKPGKKVSVKDADGKETTYEASHIIIATGARSRELPSLPQDGKKIIGYREAMTLEKQPKKMIVVGSGAIGIEFAYFYNAMGTEVTVVEFLPNIVPVEDEEVSKQLERSFKKAGVKVMTSSEVTKVDTSGDGVKATVKTSKGEQTLEADIVLSAVGIKTNIENIGLEDVGIATDRDKIMVNDYYQTNIPGYYAIGDVTPGPALAHVASAEGILCVEKIAGMHVEPLDYGNIPGCTYCMPEVASVGMTEAQAREAGYDVKVGKFPFSASGKAKASGNPDGFVKVIFDAKYGEWLGCHMIGAGVTDMIAEAVVGRKLETTGHEILKAVHPHPTMSEAVMEAVADAYDEVIHL; this is encoded by the coding sequence ATGAGCAGCTTTGACGTACTAGTTCTCGGCAGCGGGCCCGGCGGGTATGTAACCGCCATCCGCGCATCCCAACTCGGTTTTAAAACCGCCATTGTAGAAAAGGAAAGCCTGGGGGGCGTTTGCCTCAACTGGGGCTGTATCCCCACCAAGGCGCTGCTGAAATCGGCCCAGGTGTTTGAATACCTGCAACATGCAGGCGATTACGGCCTCAGCGTGGAAGGCGCCGATAAGGATTTCGGGGCCGTGGTAAAGCGGAGCCGTAGCGTGGCCGACGGGATGAGCAAAGGCGTGCAGTTCCTCATGAAGAAGAATAAAATTGAAGTGCTCCAAGGTTATGGCACGCTGAAACCGGGGAAAAAAGTAAGCGTCAAAGATGCCGACGGCAAGGAAACCACCTACGAGGCCTCGCATATCATCATCGCTACGGGCGCGAGGAGCCGTGAACTCCCGAGCCTCCCCCAGGACGGGAAGAAAATCATCGGGTACCGCGAAGCGATGACCCTGGAGAAGCAACCCAAAAAGATGATCGTCGTAGGGAGCGGGGCCATCGGTATCGAATTTGCCTACTTCTACAACGCGATGGGCACTGAGGTAACCGTGGTGGAATTCCTGCCGAATATCGTCCCTGTTGAGGACGAGGAAGTTTCCAAGCAACTCGAACGCAGTTTTAAAAAGGCCGGGGTCAAGGTGATGACTTCCTCGGAAGTCACCAAGGTGGATACATCCGGGGACGGGGTCAAGGCCACCGTCAAGACTTCCAAGGGGGAACAAACCCTGGAGGCAGACATCGTGTTGTCGGCTGTGGGAATCAAGACGAATATCGAAAATATCGGGCTCGAGGACGTGGGAATTGCCACGGACCGCGACAAGATCATGGTCAATGACTATTACCAGACCAACATCCCGGGATACTATGCCATCGGCGACGTCACCCCGGGGCCTGCCCTGGCGCATGTGGCCTCTGCCGAAGGCATCCTGTGCGTGGAGAAAATTGCAGGTATGCACGTAGAACCCCTGGACTACGGCAACATCCCCGGTTGTACCTATTGCATGCCGGAAGTGGCGTCCGTCGGGATGACGGAGGCCCAGGCAAGGGAAGCGGGATACGACGTGAAGGTGGGTAAGTTCCCGTTTTCAGCCAGCGGCAAGGCGAAGGCCTCCGGAAACCCGGATGGTTTCGTCAAGGTGATTTTCGATGCAAAATACGGGGAGTGGCTCGGTTGCCATATGATTGGGGCCGGGGTCACCGACATGATTGCCGAAGCCGTAGTGGGCCGGAAACTCGAAACCACCGGGCACGAAATCCTCAAAGCGGTGCACCCGCACCCCACTATGAGCGAGGCGGTCATGGAAGCCGTGGCAGATGCCTATGACGAAGTAATCCACTTGTAA
- a CDS encoding RNA polymerase sigma factor, translating into MTKELEHQFVSELEANQNIVHKVCSLYTDNRESHNDLFQEITIQLWKAYPKFRGDSKFSTWMYRVALNTAITLYRKSRKQPKTQAFDTVLYKVKAEEYDPTQERQLNLMYSAIRELGDIDKALVFLYLEDKNYAEISDTLGISEVNARVKMSRIKTKLRTILNP; encoded by the coding sequence GTGACGAAAGAACTGGAACATCAATTTGTTTCCGAACTGGAAGCCAACCAAAATATCGTGCACAAGGTCTGCAGCCTTTACACGGATAACCGGGAGTCCCACAACGACCTGTTTCAGGAGATCACCATCCAGCTCTGGAAGGCTTACCCGAAATTCCGGGGAGACTCCAAGTTCAGCACCTGGATGTACCGCGTGGCGCTGAATACGGCCATCACGCTGTACCGAAAATCCAGGAAACAGCCTAAAACGCAGGCCTTTGATACGGTACTGTACAAGGTGAAAGCCGAGGAATACGACCCAACACAGGAACGGCAGCTCAACCTGATGTACAGCGCCATCCGGGAACTGGGGGATATTGACAAGGCCCTGGTATTCCTGTACCTGGAGGATAAAAACTACGCCGAGATTTCGGATACCCTGGGCATCAGCGAGGTAAATGCGCGCGTAAAGATGAGCCGGATCAAAACCAAACTTCGAACCATTCTCAACCCCTGA
- a CDS encoding DUF3817 domain-containing protein, translating to MLSIFRILAILEGISFLLLFGLTMPLKYWAGIGEPNQYVGYAHGFLFIGYVALALVVWKEQGWGWKILAWLLLASLLPFGTFYLDSRFLGKV from the coding sequence ATGCTATCGATTTTCAGGATTCTCGCAATTTTGGAAGGCATCAGCTTCCTGCTGCTTTTCGGCCTTACCATGCCGCTGAAATACTGGGCGGGTATTGGTGAGCCCAACCAATATGTAGGGTACGCACATGGATTCCTTTTTATCGGGTATGTGGCGCTCGCACTGGTGGTGTGGAAGGAACAGGGATGGGGGTGGAAGATCCTCGCCTGGCTTCTGCTGGCCTCCCTCCTGCCCTTTGGCACGTTTTACCTGGACAGCCGCTTTCTCGGCAAGGTCTAA
- the xerD gene encoding site-specific tyrosine recombinase XerD: MNWEEAITDYLHYLRLERGLSENSVRSYRRDVRKLAGYLAENEPGITPKSIDRKDIEAFIHHVGTDLKARSQARLISGLKGFFGYLIFEGYRKDNPMDLIEAPKLGRKLPDTLSVEEIDRLVAEIDRSAPEGERNLAILETLYGCGLRVSELLGLRLSDLFFDEGFIKVTGKGSKDRFVPIGPYNRECILRYIREVRPHQQPQAGFEDVVFLNRRGRGLSRAMIFTIIRDLAARAGLRKNVSPHTFRHSFATHLLQNGADIRAIQQMLGHESITTTEVYMHVDRTHLAEVVREHHPRKFS; the protein is encoded by the coding sequence GTGAACTGGGAAGAGGCCATAACGGATTACCTGCACTACCTTCGGCTGGAAAGGGGGCTTTCCGAGAATTCCGTTCGGAGCTACCGCAGGGATGTCCGCAAACTGGCCGGATACCTCGCGGAAAATGAACCGGGTATCACACCCAAATCCATCGACCGAAAAGATATCGAGGCCTTTATCCACCATGTTGGCACCGACCTGAAGGCCCGTTCGCAGGCCCGGCTGATCTCGGGGCTCAAGGGCTTCTTCGGCTACCTGATTTTTGAAGGGTATCGCAAGGACAACCCCATGGACCTCATCGAGGCGCCCAAACTGGGAAGAAAGCTTCCGGACACACTCTCCGTGGAAGAAATCGACCGCCTGGTAGCGGAGATCGACCGGTCGGCCCCGGAGGGCGAACGCAACCTGGCGATCCTGGAGACCCTTTACGGATGCGGGCTGCGCGTTTCCGAGTTGCTGGGGCTCCGCCTGAGCGATTTATTTTTTGACGAGGGCTTTATTAAGGTAACCGGCAAGGGCAGCAAAGACCGGTTTGTGCCGATTGGGCCCTATAACCGGGAATGTATCCTCCGGTATATCCGCGAAGTACGCCCCCACCAACAGCCGCAAGCCGGCTTTGAGGACGTCGTGTTCCTCAATCGACGGGGCCGGGGGCTCAGCCGGGCCATGATTTTCACCATAATCCGGGACCTGGCCGCACGGGCCGGCCTCCGGAAAAACGTCAGCCCGCACACCTTCCGGCATTCCTTTGCCACCCATTTGTTACAGAATGGGGCGGATATCCGGGCCATCCAGCAAATGCTGGGACATGAAAGCATCACCACCACAGAGGTTTATATGCACGTAGACCGAACCCACCTGGCCGAGGTGGTCCGGGAGCACCATCCCCGGAAATTCAGCTAG
- the aroQ gene encoding type II 3-dehydroquinate dehydratase produces MKLIIINGPNLNLLGKREPEVYGNTTFEAYFSELQFRFNDVQLEYFQSNIEGEIIGKIQETGFDYDGIILNAAAYTHTSVGIGDAVRAVETPVVEVHISNVAERESFRHASYVSPGAKGVIFGFGLKGYDLAIRSFLPD; encoded by the coding sequence ATGAAGCTCATCATCATCAACGGACCCAACCTGAACCTGCTGGGCAAGCGGGAACCGGAGGTCTACGGCAACACCACCTTTGAAGCGTATTTCAGCGAATTGCAGTTTCGGTTCAATGACGTGCAGCTCGAATACTTCCAGTCGAATATCGAAGGGGAAATTATCGGCAAGATCCAGGAAACGGGATTTGATTACGACGGCATCATCCTGAACGCCGCCGCCTATACCCATACCTCAGTCGGGATTGGCGACGCCGTCAGGGCTGTGGAAACCCCGGTGGTGGAAGTCCATATTTCCAACGTAGCGGAAAGGGAGTCCTTCAGGCACGCATCCTATGTCTCTCCCGGAGCCAAAGGGGTCATCTTTGGATTCGGGCTCAAAGGCTACGACCTGGCTATCCGGAGTTTCCTCCCGGATTAG
- the msrB gene encoding peptide-methionine (R)-S-oxide reductase MsrB yields MKLKYICFLIAALLLASCRGQSGEKDAATTQDGPAVAENFKVQKPEAEWRAELTELEFYILRKAGTENPGSSDLLNNKQAGTYVCAGCQTPVFRSEHKFDSGTGWPSFDREIEGNVAYSVDTAFGMTRTEEHCAVCGGHLGHVFDDGPRQTTGKRHCINGAALDFIPAQ; encoded by the coding sequence ATGAAATTGAAATACATCTGCTTCCTGATTGCTGCCCTGCTCCTTGCGAGCTGCCGGGGGCAATCCGGGGAAAAAGACGCTGCAACGACCCAGGACGGGCCGGCCGTAGCCGAAAATTTTAAAGTACAGAAACCCGAAGCCGAGTGGCGGGCGGAATTGACGGAACTGGAATTCTACATCCTGCGCAAAGCCGGAACGGAAAACCCCGGGTCCAGCGACTTGCTGAATAACAAACAGGCCGGGACCTACGTCTGCGCCGGTTGCCAGACCCCGGTTTTCCGGAGCGAACACAAATTCGATTCCGGGACCGGCTGGCCGAGTTTCGACCGGGAAATTGAGGGCAATGTGGCCTATAGTGTGGATACCGCCTTCGGGATGACCCGGACGGAAGAACACTGCGCGGTCTGCGGTGGTCACCTGGGCCATGTTTTCGACGACGGCCCCCGCCAAACCACCGGTAAAAGGCATTGTATCAACGGTGCCGCCCTGGACTTTATCCCGGCGCAATAA
- a CDS encoding NUDIX hydrolase codes for MNFEDFSSSLSKIENLPLPGSRAHLAMAPELRIRELAGLDSQRKSPRRAGVLVLFYPGHDSGTRLLLIRRPSYPGVHSNQIALPGGKEEADDPDLQHTALREAREEVGVPPRQVRVVRALSPVYIPPSNFEVSPFVGLSAGRPDFRRQESEVAELIEVPVNQLLSREFLEVRRMTTSYATDIEVPAFLLNGHVVWGATAMMLNELKSLLKEVL; via the coding sequence ATGAATTTCGAGGATTTTTCCAGTTCGCTTTCAAAAATAGAAAATCTTCCCCTACCGGGCAGCAGGGCGCATCTTGCCATGGCCCCGGAATTGCGGATCCGCGAACTCGCGGGGTTGGATTCACAGCGAAAATCGCCCCGCAGAGCAGGGGTGCTCGTGTTATTCTACCCGGGGCATGATTCGGGAACCCGCCTGTTGCTCATTAGGAGGCCGTCCTACCCGGGGGTCCACTCCAACCAGATTGCCCTGCCCGGCGGCAAGGAGGAGGCAGACGACCCGGACCTGCAGCATACCGCCCTGCGGGAAGCCCGGGAGGAAGTGGGGGTACCCCCCCGGCAGGTCCGCGTAGTGCGCGCGCTGAGCCCGGTATATATTCCTCCCAGCAATTTTGAGGTCAGCCCGTTTGTGGGCCTGAGTGCCGGGCGGCCGGATTTCCGACGGCAGGAGTCCGAGGTGGCCGAGCTGATCGAAGTCCCTGTGAACCAGTTGCTTTCCAGGGAATTCCTGGAGGTGCGACGGATGACAACCTCGTACGCAACGGACATTGAGGTACCCGCCTTTCTGCTGAACGGCCATGTGGTATGGGGGGCGACAGCCATGATGCTCAATGAGCTGAAAAGCCTCCTGAAGGAGGTGCTCTGA
- a CDS encoding amidohydrolase, giving the protein MRQIYTLILGAASLVATAQEDVMNQLDARSGEYADIALQIWDWAEMGYQEEQSAALLQETLEDAGFSIRKGVAGIPTAFVAEYGSGSPVIGILGEYDALPGLSQKAVPKKEPAGGVAGHACGHHLFGTASAAAAIAVKDWIRANGGQGTIRFYGCPAEEGGSGKVYMTRAGLFDDLDAALHWHPGSMNAANAGAALANKSAKFRFHGVSAHAAGSPERGRSALDGVEAMNMMVNMMREHIPQETRIHYVITDGGKAPNVVPDFAEVYYYARHNTRDVVVEVFDRIVKAAEGAALGTGTTMDYEMIGGTHELLPNLALQRMMYENLVEIGGMTYTPEEKAFAEQIAASLGQESLDAETAATVMPFRETARAYGSTDVGDVSFAVPTVGLSTATWVPGTPAHSWQAVAAGGTSIGLKGMMIAAKTLAKTAIDLYEDPETLQAARAEFLERRGSDFKYVPLLGDREPALNYRD; this is encoded by the coding sequence ATGAGACAGATTTACACTTTGATCCTGGGGGCTGCCTCCCTGGTGGCTACCGCCCAGGAAGACGTTATGAACCAACTGGATGCCCGTTCCGGGGAGTATGCCGACATCGCCCTGCAGATATGGGACTGGGCCGAAATGGGCTATCAGGAAGAACAGAGCGCCGCCCTGCTCCAGGAGACCCTGGAAGACGCCGGGTTCAGCATCCGCAAAGGCGTAGCCGGCATCCCGACGGCATTTGTAGCCGAATACGGGAGCGGGTCGCCGGTAATCGGGATCCTGGGCGAATACGATGCATTGCCCGGTTTATCCCAGAAGGCCGTCCCGAAAAAGGAACCGGCCGGCGGGGTTGCAGGCCATGCCTGTGGCCACCATCTATTCGGAACGGCGTCTGCAGCCGCAGCCATTGCCGTCAAAGACTGGATCCGGGCTAACGGGGGCCAGGGGACCATTCGTTTTTACGGGTGTCCTGCCGAAGAAGGCGGGTCCGGGAAGGTGTACATGACGCGAGCCGGGCTATTCGATGACCTGGATGCCGCCCTGCACTGGCACCCCGGTTCCATGAATGCCGCCAATGCGGGTGCCGCCCTGGCCAACAAATCGGCCAAATTCCGCTTCCACGGGGTTTCGGCCCACGCAGCCGGGTCTCCGGAACGCGGCCGTTCCGCCCTGGACGGGGTGGAGGCGATGAACATGATGGTGAACATGATGCGCGAACACATTCCCCAGGAGACCCGGATCCACTATGTGATCACCGACGGCGGCAAGGCCCCCAACGTGGTGCCGGACTTCGCGGAGGTTTACTACTACGCCCGCCACAACACCCGGGACGTGGTTGTCGAGGTATTCGACCGGATCGTGAAAGCTGCGGAAGGGGCTGCCCTGGGCACAGGCACCACCATGGATTATGAAATGATCGGGGGCACCCACGAGCTCTTGCCGAACCTGGCCCTGCAACGCATGATGTACGAGAACCTGGTGGAGATCGGCGGGATGACCTATACGCCCGAGGAAAAAGCCTTTGCCGAGCAGATCGCCGCCTCCCTGGGGCAGGAGTCCCTGGATGCCGAGACAGCCGCCACCGTGATGCCGTTCCGCGAAACGGCCCGGGCCTATGGTTCCACGGATGTGGGGGATGTGAGTTTTGCCGTACCAACCGTGGGGCTCAGCACAGCCACATGGGTCCCCGGCACCCCGGCCCATTCCTGGCAGGCAGTAGCTGCCGGCGGAACCTCGATTGGGCTGAAAGGCATGATGATCGCCGCCAAGACCCTGGCAAAAACCGCCATCGACCTGTACGAAGACCCGGAAACCCTCCAGGCCGCCCGGGCGGAATTCCTGGAACGCCGGGGCTCCGACTTTAAATATGTCCCGCTCCTGGGAGACCGGGAACCCGCGCTGAATTACCGGGACTAA